One genomic window of Dehalococcoidia bacterium includes the following:
- a CDS encoding C-terminal binding protein translates to MAKYKVVFLGPEDDNLEYEKAEMADLDVEFVKANPRSEGEAMEVVKDADAILNRAGWGSEQFIKSTKNCKVLAVYSHGFNHVDAEAATEHGMMITNGAGMCAEEVSNQAVAFTLALNRQVVQYTLQLRDGGKWNGGEFSPIEPLDEQTLGIIGFGNIGRQIARKLGAWRMNTLVYDPYCPPWLIKEYGVEQVWELNDIFKKSDYVIAIVPLNPETYHMIGKEQFDHMKESAYFINVCRGSVVDEKDLIEALNNKKFRGAGLDVFEQEPADPNNPLFSMPNVIVAPHIAGQSTRSAWLSRRRASQQVAAVLRGQRPSALQNPAVTSKLEMLSSMPANEPKL, encoded by the coding sequence ATGGCAAAATATAAAGTAGTTTTTCTAGGTCCAGAGGATGATAATCTGGAATACGAAAAAGCAGAAATGGCAGATTTAGATGTTGAGTTTGTAAAGGCTAATCCACGTTCAGAGGGAGAGGCAATGGAAGTAGTGAAGGATGCTGATGCAATATTAAATAGAGCAGGATGGGGAAGTGAACAATTTATAAAGTCTACAAAAAACTGCAAAGTGCTAGCGGTTTATTCCCATGGATTTAATCATGTAGATGCAGAAGCTGCAACTGAACATGGAATGATGATAACAAATGGAGCAGGAATGTGCGCAGAAGAAGTATCTAATCAGGCTGTAGCTTTTACACTTGCACTAAATAGACAAGTAGTTCAGTATACACTTCAACTAAGAGATGGTGGAAAATGGAATGGTGGAGAATTTAGTCCTATTGAACCTCTTGATGAGCAAACTCTTGGTATTATAGGATTCGGAAATATAGGTAGGCAAATTGCAAGAAAACTTGGAGCATGGAGAATGAATACTCTTGTTTATGATCCGTATTGTCCTCCTTGGTTAATTAAGGAATATGGTGTTGAACAGGTATGGGAACTAAATGATATTTTCAAGAAGTCAGACTATGTCATAGCTATCGTGCCATTAAATCCTGAGACTTATCATATGATTGGCAAAGAACAATTTGATCATATGAAAGAAAGTGCTTACTTTATCAATGTTTGTAGAGGTTCTGTAGTTGACGAAAAAGACTTAATAGAAGCACTAAATAATAAAAAATTCAGAGGAGCTGGTCTGGATGTATTTGAACAGGAACCAGCTGATCCTAATAATCCTCTATTTAGTATGCCAAATGTAATTGTTGCTCCTCACATAGCTGGTCAATCAACAAGATCTGCGTGGTTATCTAGAAGAAGGGCTTCACAACAAGTAGCAGCTGTTCTAAGAGGACAAAGACCTTCAGCATTGCAAAATCCAGCTGTAACATCTAAGTTAGAAATGTTAAGTTCTATGCCAGCCAATGAGCCAAAATTATAG
- a CDS encoding tetratricopeptide repeat protein gives MNMYFRNSIKFSFIIFSLLLFISLILFLFSCNLFEENIELEPKIYTYSPEASLDLYIRGNRYLNQGKYKEAENSFEKLVIIDPEFSKAWEGYSESLLLQNDLDQSLEYIDKAISINSSIASHLSKKSLVLYYLGDYDASETFSSRALEIDQNDVRALIVLGAVKTQKGLYDQSKEIFDLAIKIEPDDSSIYFWRGKNYVNMFDFDNGMIELNKAIDMDRSQPAYYIERGQLYRIIGNKTDAKFDFEEAIEIAKNPRKQHLIDKAKALLIELEDE, from the coding sequence ATGAATATGTACTTTAGAAATTCAATTAAGTTTAGTTTTATAATTTTCTCTTTATTACTTTTTATATCTTTGATTTTATTTTTATTTTCTTGTAATTTATTTGAGGAAAATATTGAATTAGAACCAAAGATATATACATATTCTCCAGAAGCTTCATTAGATTTATACATTAGAGGCAATAGGTACTTAAATCAAGGTAAATATAAAGAAGCAGAGAATTCATTTGAGAAACTAGTTATTATTGATCCTGAATTTTCTAAAGCTTGGGAAGGATATTCAGAATCATTATTACTTCAAAATGATTTAGATCAATCATTAGAATATATAGATAAAGCTATTTCTATAAACTCTTCAATAGCCTCTCATTTATCAAAAAAATCTTTGGTTCTATATTATTTAGGAGATTATGATGCTTCAGAAACATTCTCATCTAGAGCCTTAGAAATTGATCAGAATGATGTAAGGGCATTGATTGTATTAGGTGCAGTTAAGACTCAAAAAGGACTATATGATCAATCAAAAGAAATTTTTGATTTGGCTATAAAAATTGAACCTGATGATTCTTCGATTTATTTTTGGAGAGGTAAAAATTATGTAAATATGTTTGATTTTGATAACGGTATGATTGAACTTAATAAAGCCATTGATATGGATAGATCTCAGCCAGCTTACTATATTGAAAGAGGACAATTATATAGAATAATTGGTAACAAAACAGATGCGAAATTTGATTTTGAAGAAGCTATCGAAATTGCAAAAAATCCACGTAAGCAGCATCTTATAGATAAGGCTAAAGCATTACTCATTGAGTTAGAAGATGAATAA
- the holA gene encoding DNA polymerase III subunit delta, translating into MIKLLHGNDEFSTKEKLEKLIGDKNDPDLDLNVIYSHNISFNSYKEYIHTISLFGGRRILVFHDLVSKIISSKSEEWKDFYESTLNKPNVNEIIFVENKEINLKSNKVSNISDLSEVFLFNIPTGRGSWEKIKNWIIQRQSHYNIKISQSGINKLIDLIGSNYRYLDNELIKLSNYKPDKIIEEEDIELMVSGIKESSIFELIDSILEKNILKSSKLLQVMVGSGQNFFSIQQMLSRQVRLIIMAQELNHTMNLKDLQKKIQVSSSYAFNKIVNQSKQHSNKRMKEILENLLEMDIQIKSGSKSEKEILQKLIYVV; encoded by the coding sequence TTGATAAAGTTACTTCATGGGAATGATGAGTTTTCAACAAAAGAAAAACTCGAAAAATTAATAGGTGATAAAAATGATCCAGATTTGGATCTAAATGTTATTTATTCACACAATATTTCCTTTAATAGCTACAAGGAATATATTCATACAATTTCTTTGTTTGGAGGAAGAAGGATCTTAGTATTTCATGATTTAGTATCAAAAATAATTTCTAGTAAATCTGAAGAATGGAAAGATTTTTACGAATCCACATTAAATAAACCTAATGTCAACGAAATAATTTTTGTTGAAAACAAAGAAATAAATCTCAAATCCAATAAAGTGTCAAATATTTCAGATTTAAGTGAAGTATTTTTGTTTAATATACCAACAGGACGAGGATCATGGGAAAAAATAAAGAATTGGATTATTCAAAGACAATCTCACTATAATATAAAAATTTCTCAATCAGGGATCAATAAACTTATTGATCTTATAGGAAGTAACTATCGTTATCTAGATAATGAATTGATTAAGCTAAGTAATTATAAACCCGATAAGATTATTGAAGAAGAAGATATTGAATTGATGGTCTCAGGGATAAAAGAAAGTTCAATCTTTGAACTTATTGATTCAATATTAGAAAAAAATATATTAAAATCCAGTAAGCTATTACAAGTAATGGTTGGTAGTGGTCAAAATTTTTTTTCAATACAACAGATGTTATCCAGGCAAGTAAGATTAATTATCATGGCTCAAGAACTTAATCACACAATGAATTTAAAAGATTTACAAAAGAAAATTCAAGTAAGTTCTTCTTATGCATTTAACAAAATAGTTAATCAATCCAAACAACATTCAAATAAAAGAATGAAAGAAATTTTAGAAAATTTGCTTGAAATGGATATTCAAATAAAATCTGGTAGCAAGAGTGAAAAAGAAATTCTTCAAAAATTAATTTATGTAGTATGA
- a CDS encoding DUF1232 domain-containing protein: MRNFILLIPRLIYFGSQILRGLFDPKIPLKIKFVIVLALFYIIAPNDILKDFIPVIGQIDDIIVIALTMLIYKYQTLKNSFSNYKDDKNNDDKIVDGEFRTVEDEDDDKEDD; the protein is encoded by the coding sequence ATGAGAAATTTCATTCTATTGATACCAAGATTAATTTATTTTGGGAGTCAAATATTAAGAGGCCTATTCGATCCTAAAATACCACTTAAAATAAAATTTGTGATCGTTCTAGCTTTATTTTATATTATTGCTCCCAATGATATATTGAAGGATTTTATACCTGTAATAGGACAAATTGACGATATCATAGTCATAGCACTGACTATGTTGATTTATAAATATCAGACTCTGAAAAATTCATTTAGCAATTATAAAGACGATAAAAATAATGACGATAAAATTGTAGATGGGGAATTTAGAACAGTTGAAGATGAAGATGATGATAAAGAAGATGATTAA
- the ychF gene encoding redox-regulated ATPase YchF — protein sequence MGFKCGIVGLPNVGKSTLFNALTQTSNAQAENYPFCTIDPNIGEVAIPDDRLNNLAKISESESIIPTKMSFVDIAGLVKGASKGEGLGNKFLGNIREMDAIAYVIRCFDDPDVTHVNGSINPVQDSEIVETELMLSDLESIESRIPSIKKKAKSGDKEANELLPIIDGIHNLLSNGKPARLLSIPDSETHKLKSLQLLTSKPVLYVCNVSEDDAKNGNKYSKLIQEIASNEGALSIIISAKIESEISQLNDEEKKEFLIALGLEKSGLEQIIQSGYKLLDLITYFTSGPKESRAWTIPKGSNAPRAAREIHTDFEKGFIRAEVVSYKDYVSLRGEKKSKEAGKMRVEGKDYIVKDGDVIYFRFNI from the coding sequence ATGGGATTTAAGTGTGGAATAGTGGGATTGCCTAATGTTGGAAAATCTACATTATTTAATGCTCTAACTCAAACTAGTAATGCACAAGCAGAAAACTATCCTTTCTGTACTATAGATCCCAATATAGGAGAAGTTGCAATTCCTGATGATCGCCTAAATAATTTAGCCAAAATAAGTGAATCAGAATCAATTATTCCTACTAAAATGTCCTTCGTTGATATAGCTGGATTAGTAAAAGGAGCTTCAAAAGGTGAGGGATTAGGTAATAAGTTTCTAGGAAATATCAGAGAAATGGATGCAATAGCTTATGTTATAAGGTGTTTTGATGATCCTGATGTTACCCATGTGAACGGATCGATTAATCCAGTTCAAGATAGTGAAATAGTTGAAACTGAATTAATGCTTTCAGATTTAGAAAGTATTGAATCAAGAATTCCTTCAATTAAAAAAAAAGCTAAATCTGGAGATAAAGAAGCTAACGAATTATTACCTATAATAGATGGAATTCATAATCTATTGAGTAATGGTAAACCAGCTAGATTATTAAGTATTCCAGATAGTGAAACTCATAAATTAAAAAGTTTACAATTATTAACAAGTAAACCTGTTCTTTATGTATGTAATGTTTCTGAAGATGATGCAAAAAATGGAAATAAGTACTCAAAATTAATTCAAGAAATAGCTAGTAATGAAGGTGCTCTTTCAATAATTATTTCGGCAAAAATAGAATCTGAAATATCTCAATTAAACGATGAAGAAAAAAAAGAATTCTTAATAGCTTTGGGTTTAGAAAAATCAGGATTGGAGCAAATAATTCAATCAGGATACAAACTTCTGGATCTGATAACTTACTTTACATCTGGACCAAAAGAATCAAGAGCTTGGACTATACCAAAAGGATCTAATGCTCCAAGAGCTGCAAGAGAAATACATACTGATTTCGAAAAAGGATTTATTAGAGCTGAAGTGGTTAGTTACAAAGATTATGTAAGCCTAAGGGGAGAAAAAAAATCTAAAGAAGCTGGAAAAATGAGAGTAGAAGGAAAAGACTATATAGTGAAAGATGGTGACGTCATTTACTTTAGATTTAACATTTAG
- the hemW gene encoding radical SAM family heme chaperone HemW: MDSKLINQQGLGLYIHIPFCHTKCTYCDFNTYSGLENLINNFDNSISNEIEFWSLNKDYIVESIFIGGGTPSYVETKVIGNILEKVRNNFHLSNDIEITLEINPEDVSYAKSINWKSMGINRCSVGIQSLDNDELKILNRRHDSLQALVAIRTLSEVFENISVDLIYGLPLQTKDSYINTLNQIISEKINHISCYSLQVEKGTILDHQVKNNKINVANDDLSAEMYKSTQMILKENNFNHYEISNWSKENKTSRHNLKYWRMEPYVGIGPGAHSFIDKKRFSILKSPKKYVEFFKNYKNSKRSIKEKIIYLEQNKILDIYEDNIKENEILEFLMLSLRLKEGINISKFYSKFKLDFEDLYLSKLEYFINENILIKKKGNYILSDKGKLFANEVASNFV, translated from the coding sequence ATGGACTCCAAGCTAATTAACCAACAAGGATTAGGTCTATACATTCATATTCCTTTTTGTCATACTAAATGTACTTATTGTGACTTCAATACTTACTCAGGTTTAGAAAACTTAATAAATAATTTCGATAATTCAATAAGTAATGAAATAGAATTTTGGTCACTCAATAAGGATTATATTGTTGAAAGTATTTTTATTGGTGGAGGAACTCCATCATATGTTGAAACCAAAGTCATAGGAAATATTTTAGAAAAAGTGAGAAATAATTTTCATTTATCTAACGATATAGAAATTACACTAGAAATAAATCCTGAAGATGTATCTTATGCAAAGTCAATAAATTGGAAAAGTATGGGTATTAATAGATGCTCTGTAGGGATACAGTCTTTAGATAATGATGAACTTAAGATACTAAACAGAAGGCATGATTCATTACAAGCTTTAGTTGCAATCAGGACTTTATCAGAAGTGTTTGAAAATATTTCTGTTGATTTAATTTATGGACTCCCACTTCAAACTAAAGATTCATATATTAATACTCTAAATCAAATTATTTCAGAAAAAATTAATCATATATCGTGTTATTCTCTTCAAGTTGAAAAAGGTACTATATTAGATCATCAGGTAAAGAATAATAAAATTAATGTTGCCAATGACGATTTATCAGCAGAAATGTATAAAAGTACTCAAATGATCTTAAAGGAAAATAATTTTAATCATTATGAAATTTCCAATTGGTCAAAAGAGAATAAAACCTCAAGACATAACTTAAAATATTGGAGGATGGAACCATACGTAGGAATAGGGCCAGGAGCTCATTCTTTCATAGATAAGAAAAGATTTAGCATACTGAAATCTCCAAAAAAATATGTAGAATTTTTCAAGAATTATAAAAACTCCAAAAGATCAATTAAAGAAAAAATAATCTATCTAGAACAAAATAAAATCTTAGATATTTATGAAGATAATATTAAAGAAAATGAAATTCTAGAATTCTTAATGTTAAGTCTCAGACTTAAGGAGGGAATTAACATATCTAAATTTTATTCTAAATTTAAGTTAGATTTCGAAGATTTATACTTGAGTAAATTAGAATATTTTATCAATGAAAATATTCTGATTAAGAAAAAAGGTAATTATATCCTTAGTGATAAAGGTAAACTATTTGCTAATGAAGTTGCCAGTAATTTCGTATGA
- the secF gene encoding protein translocase subunit SecF: MNVMTNKIYFLYFSFILLILSVILLFVPGLPLGIDFTSGTTVTYRWDDNPPSQEQISNTFSQVGYKGTLVQSMGNNEFYIRTSDLGVNGKEIVDKELEKLTGNNPVTLDTNTVGSSVAQNTIRNSIIAVLISSLFVMLYIVYAFRNIDQAYLYAISAIITLIHDVFVVMGLFIILSQFFGSTVNSIFIVGILTVIGYSVNDTIVIFDRLRENITMNKSMEYLSVVNKSVMESVTRSLGTSLTTSMVILAMLLFGGQSLRDFLLVLLLGVIVGTYSSIFVASNIMLIWRYGLRKKSN; this comes from the coding sequence ATGAATGTTATGACTAATAAGATTTATTTCCTATACTTTTCTTTTATCCTGCTGATTTTATCTGTAATTTTATTATTTGTACCAGGATTACCTCTTGGTATAGATTTCACATCTGGAACAACTGTTACCTATAGATGGGATGATAATCCTCCATCACAAGAACAGATATCTAATACATTTTCTCAAGTTGGTTACAAAGGAACTCTTGTTCAATCTATGGGAAATAATGAATTTTATATCAGAACTTCTGACCTTGGTGTTAATGGAAAAGAAATAGTTGATAAAGAACTTGAAAAGTTAACTGGTAATAATCCAGTGACATTAGATACTAATACAGTAGGTTCTTCAGTTGCTCAAAATACTATTAGAAATTCAATTATAGCTGTTCTAATATCCTCTTTATTTGTGATGCTTTATATAGTGTATGCATTCAGAAATATTGACCAAGCATACTTATATGCAATTTCAGCAATTATAACTCTTATTCATGATGTGTTTGTAGTTATGGGATTGTTTATTATATTGAGTCAATTCTTTGGATCAACTGTAAATTCAATTTTTATAGTGGGTATTTTAACCGTAATTGGTTACTCAGTTAATGACACTATTGTGATATTTGATAGACTTAGGGAAAATATCACAATGAACAAATCTATGGAATATTTGTCTGTTGTTAATAAGTCTGTTATGGAATCAGTGACAAGGTCTCTCGGTACATCCTTAACTACTTCGATGGTTATTCTAGCAATGTTATTATTTGGTGGTCAATCACTTAGAGATTTTCTATTAGTATTACTTTTAGGTGTAATTGTGGGAACTTATAGTTCAATCTTTGTTGCTTCAAATATTATGTTGATTTGGAGATATGGGTTGAGAAAAAAATCTAATTAG
- the secD gene encoding protein translocase subunit SecD — protein MLRFRAIILLVVFLILSILAISINPIKINDWERGNNDNLLGMVLGLDLRGGTHLVYSIESSTGEEPTLEDAQGVRKIIDKRVNEFGVSEANVQLLGTPPNKILVQIPSQKGDKIVFSLSGNDQNITVIKDKLEELIDTSFELNAIDGELELNSDESLSQSIIDNLKSFLSNEIEVLIKINFSPNRIENKEEGEDLEFPSSEDLESVLKKSDITYSSLENKEFGEFHLKLNNYGYGDESQREKIMLSLSELDYNLVNFQTEGNLETFVVSGGIQSAKRLIGSTAQLEFRVRECGKNKPEELDSQIWEMVKCYDPQYYNEVATGIESKNLTDASPGTVAELSQPVVNIVFDDDGSDNFYEITDRISRTGDLLAIYLDNEELVTPGADKAISGGRAYIYGKDIDGERAREIAVQLRSGALPAKLDLIQERNVDAVLGSESLTKSLTAGIVGFILVLFFMISYYKIPGIIASVTLIIYLLFLVAIFKILPVTLTLSGAAALILSIGFAVDANILISERIKEELKSGRNLLNSITIGFDRAWSSIRDGNFSTLIIAIVLYWFGSNFSTSVMQGFALTLGVGVLLSMITSFQVNRILTRIITRNQSISKVGLFMPIARNAVKKESK, from the coding sequence TTGTTGAGATTCAGAGCAATAATATTACTAGTAGTATTCTTAATTTTATCTATACTTGCGATTTCTATAAATCCTATAAAAATAAATGATTGGGAAAGAGGAAATAATGATAATCTTCTAGGTATGGTTTTAGGCTTAGACTTGAGAGGTGGAACTCATTTAGTTTACTCTATAGAGTCATCAACAGGAGAAGAACCTACCTTGGAGGATGCTCAAGGAGTCAGAAAGATTATTGATAAAAGAGTAAACGAGTTTGGGGTTAGTGAAGCTAATGTACAGCTACTCGGAACTCCACCTAATAAAATTTTAGTTCAAATTCCTTCTCAGAAAGGTGATAAAATAGTTTTTTCTTTATCTGGAAATGACCAAAACATCACTGTTATTAAAGACAAATTAGAAGAATTAATTGATACTTCTTTTGAACTTAATGCAATTGATGGAGAATTAGAACTAAATTCAGATGAATCACTAAGTCAATCTATTATTGATAATCTTAAGAGTTTCTTATCTAATGAAATTGAAGTACTTATAAAAATAAATTTTTCTCCAAATAGAATTGAAAATAAAGAAGAGGGAGAAGATTTAGAATTTCCAAGCTCAGAGGATCTAGAATCAGTTTTAAAAAAATCTGATATAACTTACTCATCTTTAGAAAATAAAGAATTCGGTGAGTTTCATTTGAAACTTAATAATTATGGTTATGGTGATGAAAGTCAAAGAGAAAAAATAATGCTTTCCTTATCTGAATTGGATTATAATTTAGTTAATTTTCAAACAGAAGGAAATTTAGAAACTTTTGTAGTTAGTGGTGGAATACAATCAGCTAAAAGATTAATTGGATCTACCGCACAATTAGAATTCAGAGTAAGAGAATGTGGAAAAAATAAACCTGAAGAATTAGATTCACAAATTTGGGAAATGGTTAAGTGTTATGACCCTCAATATTATAATGAGGTAGCAACTGGAATTGAATCTAAGAATCTAACAGATGCATCTCCTGGAACAGTTGCTGAATTATCTCAACCTGTAGTAAACATAGTATTCGATGATGATGGTTCTGATAACTTTTATGAAATAACAGATCGTATATCTCGAACTGGAGACTTGCTGGCTATTTATTTAGATAACGAGGAATTGGTAACACCTGGAGCCGATAAAGCTATCTCTGGTGGTAGGGCGTATATTTATGGTAAAGATATTGATGGAGAAAGAGCAAGAGAAATTGCTGTTCAATTAAGATCTGGAGCCTTACCAGCAAAATTAGATTTAATTCAAGAACGGAATGTTGACGCAGTTCTTGGTTCTGAATCGCTAACTAAAAGTCTTACTGCAGGAATTGTTGGTTTTATATTAGTACTATTTTTTATGATTTCTTACTATAAGATTCCCGGGATAATAGCATCCGTTACATTAATTATTTACCTGTTATTTTTAGTTGCTATATTTAAAATATTACCTGTTACTCTAACTTTATCTGGAGCTGCGGCATTAATTCTATCTATTGGATTTGCTGTGGATGCGAATATTCTTATTTCTGAAAGAATAAAAGAAGAACTTAAATCTGGAAGAAACTTATTAAACTCTATAACAATAGGCTTTGACAGAGCTTGGTCATCAATTAGGGATGGTAATTTTTCTACATTAATTATTGCAATTGTTTTATATTGGTTTGGTTCTAATTTTTCTACTTCTGTTATGCAGGGATTTGCTTTAACTTTGGGGGTAGGAGTTTTATTAAGTATGATCACAAGTTTTCAAGTTAATAGAATCTTAACAAGAATAATTACCAGAAATCAGAGTATATCTAAGGTTGGGCTATTTATGCCAATAGCAAGGAATGCTGTAAAAAAGGAGAGTAAATAA
- the def gene encoding peptide deformylase, with the protein MTILPIRVFPDPILRQQSKEIKEINKEVTELGFNMLETMRSAKGIGLAAPQVGKLLKLITIQIPENEPMIMFNPKIENSYGKRNVEEGCLSVPGFTGIIERSISIDASYIDKNKAKIKLSATDLLSQAIEHEIDHLNGIVYLDHLKSHEDLHKSGITPNDVHWHDIGYKILVNKTKASSQDKIVDEVIEKKIQLSKIKSDSSIDEASVDI; encoded by the coding sequence ATGACAATCTTACCTATCAGAGTATTTCCAGATCCAATTTTAAGACAGCAGTCAAAAGAAATAAAAGAAATAAACAAAGAGGTTACAGAACTCGGCTTTAATATGTTGGAGACAATGCGCTCAGCTAAAGGAATTGGATTAGCTGCACCTCAAGTTGGTAAATTACTCAAACTAATTACAATTCAAATCCCTGAAAATGAACCTATGATTATGTTTAATCCTAAGATTGAAAATTCTTATGGAAAAAGAAATGTTGAAGAAGGATGCTTAAGTGTACCTGGCTTCACAGGAATAATAGAAAGATCGATTAGTATTGATGCATCATATATAGATAAAAATAAAGCAAAAATAAAGTTATCTGCAACTGATCTATTATCCCAAGCTATTGAACACGAGATCGATCACCTTAATGGTATAGTATATCTTGATCATCTTAAAAGTCATGAAGATTTACACAAATCTGGTATTACACCCAATGATGTTCATTGGCATGATATAGGATATAAAATTTTAGTAAATAAAACTAAGGCTTCATCTCAAGATAAGATTGTAGATGAAGTAATAGAAAAAAAAATACAATTATCAAAAATTAAATCAGATAGTTCAATTGATGAGGCTTCTGTAGATATTTAG
- the rplS gene encoding 50S ribosomal protein L19 — translation MTEEEKNQEEPKAEETPAEEPKAEEILDYLGKVPSNNSIDSFSSGDTVILNLLIKEGDRERVQSFQGNVIRGSHINGNKVLPGKTFTVRRISSGVGVERTVPISSPSIESVKVIRKGKVRKSKLYYLRDLTGKKARIKEAR, via the coding sequence TGAAGAAGAAAAAAACCAAGAAGAGCCAAAAGCTGAGGAAACTCCAGCAGAAGAGCCAAAAGCTGAAGAAATATTAGACTATTTAGGCAAAGTACCTTCAAATAACAGTATCGATTCTTTCTCGAGTGGAGATACTGTTATATTAAATCTCTTAATCAAAGAGGGTGATAGAGAAAGGGTTCAGTCTTTTCAAGGGAATGTCATTAGAGGAAGTCATATTAATGGGAATAAAGTTTTGCCTGGTAAAACTTTTACTGTTAGAAGAATATCGTCTGGAGTTGGAGTAGAAAGGACAGTTCCTATCAGTTCTCCTTCAATAGAATCAGTTAAAGTTATCAGAAAAGGTAAAGTTAGAAAATCAAAACTCTACTATTTAAGAGATTTAACTGGTAAAAAGGCTAGAATTAAAGAAGCCAGATAG